The window GCATTGAAATCAGCCGCGACCTGGGTCAATTGCGCGCTGGGCTGCCCCGACAGCGTCCAGATCCTGACCTGTCCTTCTCCATGACTGTGGACCACGCCCGGCGCCCTGAGGTCGGCCGGCAGATTGGTCATGCCCACGATGATGCGTTCACGCGGGATCACCTCGGCAATCAGGTCGGCATTGCCCAGCCCGTTCTGCACCGACAGCGCCCAGGTATGGGGACCTGCCAGGTGGGCCACGCTGGCGATGGCGGCCTGGGTATGGAAGCCCTTGGTGAAGAGGATGATCAAATCGAAGGCATCCTGGAAGCTGTCGGCCCGGCCCACTGGCACCCTGACCGTGTGGGCGCCGTCTTCATCGGTGAGCGACAGGCCATGGCTGCTGATCGCCTCGATGCTGGCCGGGGCCACCTCGATCAAACTCACGTCCTGTCCGGCCAGCGCCAGGCGCGCTGCGAACAATCCCCCCATGGCGCCTGCGCCGACGATGGCTATCTTCATGCGTGTGATTCCTTCTTCAATGTTTCAGCAGCCCCCGCATTCACGCGGGGGATATGTTTGCGCACCACCAGCAGCGCCACGAACACCATCAGCATGGCTCCGGCCAGCATGGCCAGGTAGCCCGCTGCGCCGCCCTGGGTGATCACCAGCGCGCCGGCAAAGGCGCTCAGGATCGCGCCCAGCCGGCCAAAGGCCAGTGCTGCGGCGGTGCCGGTGGCGCGCACCTGGGTGGGATAGATGTAGGCGCACAGTGCATACATGGTGCTCTGTACGGCGTTGACGAACAGGCCGTGCAGGCCGATGCCCACCACCAGCAGCGTGGTCTGGCTGGCCACGTCGAGGCTGCGCAGGAACAGCGCGCTGGCCGTGGCCGCCAGGCAGCACAGCAGCATGGGCAGGCGCGAACCGAAGCGCGTGATGAACAGGGCGCACAGCAGCGCGCCGAAGACGCCGCCGAAGTTGTAGGCCGTCAGCCCGGCGCCGGCTACCGAGGGGCTCAGCCCTTCGCCCGCCAGCATCGTGGGCAGCCAGCTGAAGGCGCTATAGACCGCCAGCAGGTTCATGAAGAAGGCCACCCACAGCGCCATGGTGTCGCGTGCCTGGCCGCTGGCGAAGAGCGCGCCGAATCCCGCACGGGTCTCGATGGCTTGCTCGCGGGCGTCGGCAAAGCCGGTGTCGGCGCTGACCGGTCGCGACATGCGTTGCAGGAGGCGGCGCAATTCATCCCAGCGGTGCGGATGGCGCGCCAGGTAGCGCGGCGACTCCGGAATGACGAACCACAGCAGCACCGAAAACGCCACCGGCAGCAGGCCGCCGATCAGGAACAGGCCGCGCCAGCCA is drawn from Herbaspirillum seropedicae and contains these coding sequences:
- a CDS encoding MFS transporter, which codes for MSKLGAHGNQTVDIGRMLDDGVFSGFQKLVVCLAALSIVMDGFDGQLIGFAIPSLIKEWGITRNAFAPAVAAGLVGMGIGSAFAGLFADRFGRRMAIIGSVFVFGVATSLIAFSPDVTTIAILRFCAGLGIGGALPSSTTMTAEFSPARRRTLAVTATIVCVPLGGMLAGLFANAVLPHYGWRGLFLIGGLLPVAFSVLLWFVIPESPRYLARHPHRWDELRRLLQRMSRPVSADTGFADAREQAIETRAGFGALFASGQARDTMALWVAFFMNLLAVYSAFSWLPTMLAGEGLSPSVAGAGLTAYNFGGVFGALLCALFITRFGSRLPMLLCCLAATASALFLRSLDVASQTTLLVVGIGLHGLFVNAVQSTMYALCAYIYPTQVRATGTAAALAFGRLGAILSAFAGALVITQGGAAGYLAMLAGAMLMVFVALLVVRKHIPRVNAGAAETLKKESHA
- a CDS encoding ketopantoate reductase family protein, encoding MKIAIVGAGAMGGLFAARLALAGQDVSLIEVAPASIEAISSHGLSLTDEDGAHTVRVPVGRADSFQDAFDLIILFTKGFHTQAAIASVAHLAGPHTWALSVQNGLGNADLIAEVIPRERIIVGMTNLPADLRAPGVVHSHGEGQVRIWTLSGQPSAQLTQVAADFNAAGLPCSADPLVQQAIWEKLAFNAALNAICAVTGLTVGAAGASASGRELALRIAAETVAVAQAAGIDARLVQVEDAIEHAFRTHLHHKPSMLQDIEAGRRTEIDFINGAVVREAERLGLPVPTTQTLHQLVKLMEGAAQAQQRPAAQTSESS